The following are encoded in a window of Pseudalgibacter alginicilyticus genomic DNA:
- a CDS encoding gliding motility-associated C-terminal domain-containing protein, with translation MFCASNSITVTWTIEDNCSTSTQQATYTFTQPDGINFDNPNNKLAESCDFDNSNFATAQSELDADIAKWVTDETARINQSLTGGFPVISHDYIGQTINFCSDPNESNQLTITWTAETFCETTTRSATYTLTQPETITYTAPTNDTAEACEFNNTSIATAQTNLDADIANWVAEQTNMIINSLEGGCSPTITNDFNGQTISLCSGGALTVTWTVEDICETTYPTATYTLTEPTAVTYTSPGNNTVNACDFDDINPAQAQLNLDNAIRAWVAEQTAVINNSLTDGCSPSVSSNYTNQSINFCDGGSVTIRWTVGDICETTYPEATYTLIKPAAVTFDEPENNITDSCQFDNTNIAAAQSSLDTNIATWVNTQTANISNSFMNGCSPTVTNDFTTQSIDFCTGGDITITWTVEDICETPIMRTATYTLILPDSVAYSESVDKTANSCEFYDIDPIIAQNALDNDIQAWINNQTTLIESSLIGGCSPTVSNNYNNQTIDYCVGGDIEITWTVEDICGSSSTTATYSLTKPDAVTYILPSDDNSSASEFDDPDSNIAQANLDADFEAWITEQTNIIKNSLVGGCAPTVTNNFTTQSIVFCASKTVTITWTVKDICGETNPTATYTFTQPEGMVFTPPSENIVDACQFDNIDPALAQSALDADIAEWVATQTDNINNSISGGSPTITNNFENQTIDFCTGGTINITWTVEDICQILTPTASYTLTKPEAIAYTAPVDDLVESCEFNNQNPMAAQNALDNDIAAWVNTQTALINNSITGGCSPEVTNDYTNQSLSFCTGGSITVTWTIDDICETTTSTATYTLTKPEPVTYTAPVNDTSNACDFDNSTPERAQTALNIDISNWVASQTDLINNSFSGGCSPNVTNDFSTQSIDFCSGGSIIVTWTINDICETTSHSATYTYTSPDPVKFNQANLPQNLTVECDAIPNPVSLSASTNCGNVRVTYNQERIDGNCANEYLLKRTWTAIDVCGTHISHVQEITVQDTKAPELITNHDSILTVSCTDIPEAPELEFTDNCSTNISVVFNEVNHFDDTLFADYKIERTWVVTDECGNENVYSQELNVMLDDIFTQITAGDRCFDDGTLDLNQFLSNGYTNGTWELIEGKTEATLIGSIFDPTTLTFAEDFLPGSGGIDYVFRYTGLENGCVNITEVTMNIHADCKVLPCESNDITVSTAITPNNDGENETFDIMGIDYCGFFAEVKIFNRWGAMVYESNDYTIGSEDVSGTHGDWDGKSSRAIGSANQVPNGTYYYIINVKDNFGVIGTYTGPVYIGTK, from the coding sequence ATGTTTTGTGCTTCCAATAGTATTACCGTTACTTGGACTATTGAAGATAATTGTAGCACATCAACACAACAGGCAACCTACACATTTACACAACCTGATGGTATCAATTTTGATAATCCTAATAACAAACTCGCAGAATCTTGTGATTTTGATAATTCAAATTTTGCTACTGCACAATCTGAATTAGATGCAGATATAGCTAAATGGGTTACAGATGAAACAGCAAGAATTAACCAAAGTCTAACAGGTGGTTTTCCAGTAATTAGCCATGATTATATAGGCCAAACTATTAATTTTTGTTCTGATCCTAATGAATCAAATCAACTAACCATTACTTGGACAGCAGAAACTTTTTGTGAAACCACTACACGTTCTGCAACCTATACTTTAACACAACCTGAAACTATTACTTATACAGCACCAACCAATGATACCGCCGAAGCTTGTGAATTTAATAATACCAGCATTGCAACTGCTCAAACAAATTTAGATGCCGATATTGCTAATTGGGTTGCTGAGCAAACTAATATGATAATTAATAGTTTAGAAGGGGGCTGTTCTCCAACAATTACTAACGATTTTAATGGACAAACCATCAGCTTGTGCTCTGGTGGTGCCTTAACAGTTACTTGGACTGTGGAAGATATATGTGAAACAACATATCCAACCGCAACATATACTTTAACAGAACCAACAGCCGTAACTTATACTTCTCCTGGGAATAATACCGTTAATGCATGCGATTTTGATGATATTAATCCAGCTCAGGCTCAATTAAATTTAGATAATGCCATTAGAGCATGGGTAGCAGAACAAACGGCTGTTATAAATAATAGCCTTACCGATGGATGTTCGCCTTCCGTTTCTAGTAATTATACAAATCAATCAATAAATTTCTGTGATGGAGGTTCTGTAACAATCCGATGGACCGTGGGAGACATTTGTGAAACAACCTACCCAGAAGCTACTTACACACTTATAAAACCCGCTGCAGTAACATTTGATGAACCTGAAAATAATATTACTGATTCTTGCCAATTTGATAACACAAATATTGCTGCTGCTCAATCAAGTTTAGATACTAATATTGCTACATGGGTTAACACACAAACTGCAAATATTAGCAACAGTTTTATGAATGGATGTTCACCAACAGTAACGAACGATTTTACAACACAATCTATTGATTTCTGTACTGGTGGAGATATAACAATTACTTGGACCGTTGAAGATATCTGTGAAACACCAATAATGCGTACAGCTACCTATACCTTGATACTTCCAGATTCTGTAGCATATTCAGAATCTGTAGACAAAACTGCTAATTCTTGTGAATTCTATGATATTGATCCTATAATAGCTCAAAATGCTTTAGATAATGATATTCAAGCTTGGATTAATAATCAAACAACTTTAATTGAAAGTAGCTTAATTGGTGGATGTAGCCCTACTGTTTCAAATAATTATAACAATCAAACCATTGATTATTGTGTAGGTGGAGATATAGAAATAACTTGGACGGTAGAAGATATATGTGGAAGTTCATCTACTACTGCAACCTACAGCTTAACAAAACCAGATGCTGTAACGTATATTCTTCCTTCAGATGATAATTCATCAGCTTCAGAATTTGACGACCCTGATTCCAACATTGCTCAGGCAAATTTAGATGCTGATTTTGAAGCTTGGATTACAGAACAAACAAACATTATTAAAAATAGCCTTGTTGGGGGATGTGCACCAACAGTGACCAACAACTTTACAACACAGTCCATTGTTTTTTGTGCTTCTAAAACTGTTACTATCACTTGGACCGTAAAAGATATCTGCGGGGAAACAAATCCTACAGCTACTTATACATTTACCCAACCTGAAGGTATGGTTTTTACACCTCCTTCCGAAAATATAGTGGATGCTTGTCAATTTGATAATATAGATCCTGCATTAGCTCAAAGTGCTTTGGATGCAGATATTGCTGAATGGGTAGCTACTCAAACAGACAATATAAATAACAGCATAAGTGGTGGATCACCTACAATCACAAATAACTTTGAAAATCAAACTATTGATTTTTGTACGGGAGGAACCATCAACATTACTTGGACGGTAGAGGATATTTGTCAAATCTTAACTCCCACAGCTTCATATACTTTAACCAAACCTGAAGCGATAGCTTACACGGCCCCAGTTGATGATTTAGTTGAGTCATGTGAGTTTAATAATCAGAATCCAATGGCTGCTCAAAATGCTTTAGACAATGATATTGCTGCTTGGGTAAATACACAAACAGCCCTAATAAACAACAGTATTACAGGTGGTTGCTCTCCTGAAGTCACAAATGATTACACCAATCAGTCATTATCTTTTTGTACAGGTGGTTCTATAACTGTAACTTGGACTATTGATGATATTTGTGAAACAACAACCAGTACAGCAACCTATACGCTAACAAAACCAGAACCTGTAACCTATACAGCACCTGTCAATGACACATCTAATGCTTGCGATTTTGACAATAGTACTCCAGAAAGAGCTCAAACAGCACTCAATATAGATATATCCAATTGGGTAGCATCACAGACAGACCTCATAAATAATAGTTTTTCTGGGGGATGTTCACCAAATGTTACTAATGACTTTTCTACACAATCTATTGATTTTTGTTCTGGAGGTTCAATAATAGTTACTTGGACTATTAATGACATTTGTGAAACAACAAGTCATTCGGCAACATATACGTATACATCTCCAGATCCTGTAAAATTCAATCAAGCCAATTTACCTCAAAATTTAACTGTGGAATGTGATGCTATTCCAAACCCTGTTTCATTAAGTGCTTCAACCAATTGTGGTAATGTAAGGGTAACTTACAATCAAGAACGTATTGATGGTAATTGTGCTAATGAATATCTACTTAAACGTACTTGGACAGCTATTGATGTTTGTGGGACTCATATTTCACATGTTCAAGAAATTACTGTTCAAGACACAAAAGCACCAGAATTGATTACTAACCATGACAGTATATTAACTGTAAGTTGTACCGATATTCCTGAAGCTCCAGAATTAGAATTTACTGATAATTGTTCAACAAATATTAGTGTGGTTTTTAATGAAGTAAATCATTTTGATGACACTTTATTTGCCGACTATAAAATAGAGAGAACATGGGTTGTAACTGATGAATGCGGAAATGAAAATGTTTATAGCCAAGAATTAAATGTTATGCTTGATGATATTTTTACTCAAATAACTGCTGGTGATAGATGTTTTGATGATGGTACGTTAGATTTAAATCAATTCTTGTCAAATGGCTACACCAACGGAACATGGGAGTTGATTGAAGGAAAAACAGAAGCAACCCTCATAGGTAGTATTTTTGACCCAACAACACTTACATTTGCCGAAGATTTTCTTCCTGGAAGTGGAGGAATTGATTATGTATTCAGATATACTGGTTTGGAAAATGGCTGTGTTAATATTACAGAAGTCACTATGAATATTCATGCAGACTGTAAAGTATTGCCATGTGAAAGTAATGATATAACTGTATCTACAGCCATAACGCCAAATAACGATGGAGAAAATGAAACCTTTGATATCATGGGAATTGACTACTGTGGCTTTTTTGCTGAAGTAAAAATATTTAACCGTTGGGGGGCTATGGTTTATGAGTCTAATGATTACACCATTGGTAGTGAGGATGTATCTGGAACTCATGGTGATTGGGACGGTAAAAGTAGTCGAGCTATTGGTTCTGCAAATCAAGTGCCAAACGGAACCTATTATTACATTATTAACGTAAAAGACAATTTCGGTGTTATAGGAACATATACTGGCCCCGTATATATTGGAACCAAATAA
- a CDS encoding PorP/SprF family type IX secretion system membrane protein: MKLIKFNIAVFILLNCGIGFAQQLPQFTQYMYNTISINPAYAGSRETLSIVGLHRSQWVGLDGAPTTQTLSVHSPLRNEKVGLGLSFINDELGYENFSYLYGDFSYTIPVGLKTKLAFGLKAGFTQYFIDQELLTDPTISTDPFFDDVSNRWSPNIGLGAFLHTNKWYVGLSAPRILNTDYNNGKQGSIDYVALERVSYYLTGGYVFDLSNTTKFKPAALLKATNGAPLSFDITANFLFNNVFWLGGSYRINESAAALGAIADFQVSKQLRIGYAYEYPISELRTYTSGTHEILLMFEIFQSKRIKSPRFF; encoded by the coding sequence ATGAAATTAATAAAGTTTAACATCGCTGTTTTTATATTGCTAAATTGCGGCATTGGTTTTGCGCAGCAACTCCCACAATTTACACAATATATGTACAATACTATTTCTATTAATCCTGCTTATGCTGGTAGTAGAGAAACATTAAGTATTGTTGGTTTACACAGGAGTCAATGGGTTGGTCTTGATGGCGCTCCTACAACACAAACGTTGTCCGTACATTCGCCTTTAAGAAATGAAAAGGTTGGGCTTGGTTTATCTTTTATCAATGATGAACTTGGATATGAAAATTTCTCATATTTATACGGTGATTTCTCGTACACCATTCCAGTTGGATTGAAAACAAAATTAGCTTTCGGATTAAAAGCTGGTTTTACACAATATTTCATAGACCAAGAACTTTTAACAGATCCTACAATTTCAACCGATCCTTTTTTTGATGATGTGTCCAACAGATGGAGTCCAAATATAGGACTTGGAGCCTTTTTACATACCAACAAATGGTATGTAGGACTTTCTGCTCCAAGAATATTAAATACTGATTATAATAATGGTAAACAAGGTAGTATAGACTATGTCGCATTAGAACGTGTAAGTTACTATTTAACGGGGGGGTATGTTTTCGATTTAAGCAACACAACCAAATTTAAACCAGCTGCTTTACTTAAAGCTACAAACGGAGCTCCCTTATCATTTGATATAACTGCTAATTTCTTATTCAATAATGTTTTTTGGTTGGGTGGTTCGTATAGAATTAATGAATCTGCTGCTGCACTTGGTGCTATTGCAGATTTTCAAGTATCAAAACAATTACGCATCGGCTATGCTTATGAATACCCAATATCAGAATTGAGAACATATACAAGTGGAACGCATGAAATTCTATTAATGTTTGAAATATTTCAAAGTAAACGTATTAAATCGCCTAGGTTCTTCTAA
- a CDS encoding OmpA family protein yields the protein MKTKFLILALTFCISSIFAQVKLADKFFDNYGYIKASELYEQALNNGDDSKHVLTRLGDCYYNNSDSEKAVIWYKKAVNKYEDISAEHLFKYIQTLKSLGNYSEAEKWMVQFNNIHNQDGRSKKYNPDNLGAFSELISSNEKSVVNLYNLPINSNQSDFGTYIHDNQLYFASSRGDDVSKVYAWNKEPFLDLYQVFVEDNEGQLKFGTPNFITSTKINTDYHEASIAITNDGKTMYFTRDNVTKRNKLDYDKKGTSHLKIYKASLVGSSWENIKELPFNDEIYSTGHPALSPDNKKLYFVSDRPGGLGQTDIYEVDILENNKFSLPKNLGSKINTAGREMFPFVSKDSTFYFSSDGHLNLGLLDIFKSNIIKEENAEPENLGAPYNSGYDDFAYYIDSDDINKRGYLSSNRPGGQGNDDIYSFSSYECVQDITGIARDAYTNKILSNTEVQLINETGKVINKAFTDDKGVYKFAADCNKKYIVLGTKPDYKEDKKEILLDNKNKGITTTDLFLHPLIKNNQIVINPIFFDFDKWNIRTDAEYELEKVIDVMRTHPNMVIKIESHTDSRGSDKYNMKLSDRRAKSSKDYIISRGIESNRIESAIGYGENQLLNNCSNGVKCSEQAHQLNRRTQFIIIKMN from the coding sequence ATGAAAACAAAATTTTTAATATTAGCACTTACATTTTGTATTAGTTCAATATTTGCCCAAGTAAAATTAGCGGATAAATTTTTTGATAATTATGGCTACATCAAAGCCAGCGAATTATATGAACAAGCACTAAACAATGGTGATGACAGTAAGCATGTTTTAACTCGATTAGGTGATTGTTATTATAACAATTCCGATTCAGAAAAAGCCGTAATTTGGTATAAAAAAGCAGTCAATAAATATGAGGATATATCTGCGGAACATCTTTTTAAATACATTCAAACCTTAAAAAGTTTAGGTAATTATTCCGAAGCCGAAAAATGGATGGTTCAATTTAATAATATTCACAATCAAGATGGTCGCTCAAAAAAATATAATCCAGATAACCTTGGAGCATTCAGTGAACTCATATCTAGTAATGAAAAATCAGTAGTTAATCTTTATAACCTTCCTATAAACTCTAACCAATCCGATTTTGGAACTTATATACATGATAATCAATTATATTTTGCTTCTTCTAGAGGAGATGATGTTAGTAAAGTTTATGCTTGGAATAAAGAACCTTTTTTAGATTTATACCAAGTGTTTGTTGAAGACAATGAAGGTCAGTTAAAATTTGGAACTCCTAATTTTATTACTTCAACCAAAATTAATACAGATTATCACGAAGCATCAATAGCCATTACTAATGATGGAAAAACAATGTATTTTACTCGAGATAATGTTACAAAAAGAAACAAATTAGACTATGATAAAAAAGGAACCTCTCATTTAAAAATTTATAAAGCATCCTTGGTTGGTTCGAGTTGGGAAAACATAAAAGAACTACCTTTTAATGATGAAATATATTCTACAGGTCATCCTGCTTTGAGTCCTGATAATAAAAAATTATACTTTGTATCTGACAGACCTGGAGGCTTAGGTCAAACAGATATCTATGAAGTTGATATACTTGAAAACAATAAATTTAGTTTACCTAAAAATTTAGGAAGTAAAATTAATACCGCAGGAAGAGAAATGTTTCCGTTTGTTAGTAAAGATAGCACCTTTTATTTTTCTTCTGATGGACATTTAAACTTAGGTTTATTAGATATATTTAAATCTAACATCATTAAAGAAGAAAATGCAGAGCCAGAAAATTTAGGAGCGCCTTATAATAGTGGCTATGATGATTTTGCTTATTATATTGATTCTGATGATATAAACAAAAGAGGCTACCTATCTTCTAACAGACCTGGAGGTCAAGGAAACGATGACATTTATAGCTTTAGCTCATATGAATGTGTTCAAGATATTACAGGTATTGCTAGAGATGCTTACACCAATAAAATTTTAAGTAATACGGAAGTTCAACTTATTAATGAAACTGGAAAAGTAATCAATAAAGCTTTTACTGATGATAAGGGCGTATACAAATTTGCTGCAGATTGTAACAAAAAATACATCGTTTTAGGTACTAAACCTGACTATAAAGAAGATAAGAAAGAGATTCTATTAGATAATAAAAACAAGGGAATAACTACTACCGATTTATTCTTACATCCTTTAATTAAAAACAACCAAATAGTAATAAACCCTATATTTTTTGACTTTGATAAATGGAATATTAGAACCGATGCCGAATATGAATTAGAAAAAGTAATTGATGTTATGAGAACCCACCCCAATATGGTCATTAAAATTGAATCGCATACAGATAGCAGAGGAAGCGATAAATACAATATGAAACTATCAGATAGAAGGGCTAAGTCATCCAAAGACTACATCATATCAAGAGGCATAGAGAGCAACCGTATAGAAAGCGCTATAGGATATGGTGAAAACCAATTATTAAATAATTGCAGTAATGGTGTAAAATGTAGTGAACAAGCCCATCAATTAAATAGGCGAACTCAATTTATAATCATAAAAATGAACTAA
- a CDS encoding PorP/SprF family type IX secretion system membrane protein, with amino-acid sequence MKFIKHHIIAMALLSCTVGIAQQLPQFTQYMYNTISINPAYAGSREALSIVGLHRSQWVGFKGGPITQTLSIHTPLRKNRIGLGLSFIEDDLGPQNFSYLYADFSYTIPISTDSKLAFGLKGGFTGFTFDTDFRLDNDTDTFIYGVEDRWSPNMGAGIYWHSSKWYLGLSAPRIFNSDYNRAKEYEALERISYYFTGGYVFNFTDKLKFKPAFLIKATNGAPISYDLTANFLFNEKFWLGGSYRINEKTAAIGGIIDFQVSRQLRVGYAYEKPISDIARYTSGTHEVLLMYEFKFISSKLKSPRYF; translated from the coding sequence ATGAAATTTATAAAACATCATATAATTGCTATGGCATTGCTTAGTTGTACTGTTGGAATTGCACAGCAATTACCACAATTTACCCAGTACATGTACAATACCATTTCTATAAACCCTGCTTATGCTGGAAGTAGAGAAGCTTTAAGTATTGTTGGATTACACAGAAGTCAATGGGTTGGCTTTAAAGGTGGCCCTATAACGCAAACACTTTCTATTCATACACCACTTCGTAAAAATAGAATTGGATTGGGCCTATCTTTTATAGAAGATGATCTTGGTCCTCAAAACTTCTCCTATTTATACGCTGATTTTTCATATACTATCCCTATTAGTACAGATTCAAAATTAGCCTTTGGTTTAAAAGGAGGATTTACTGGATTTACATTTGATACAGATTTTCGTCTAGATAATGATACAGATACATTTATATATGGTGTTGAAGACCGTTGGAGTCCTAATATGGGAGCAGGAATATATTGGCATTCTTCAAAATGGTATTTAGGCTTGTCAGCTCCAAGAATTTTTAACTCAGATTATAATAGAGCAAAAGAATACGAAGCTTTGGAACGTATAAGCTATTATTTTACAGGTGGCTATGTGTTTAATTTTACTGATAAACTTAAATTCAAACCTGCTTTTTTAATAAAAGCAACTAATGGTGCTCCAATTTCTTATGATTTAACGGCTAATTTCTTATTCAATGAAAAATTCTGGTTAGGAGGTTCCTATAGAATCAATGAAAAAACAGCTGCTATTGGTGGTATTATTGATTTTCAGGTATCAAGACAATTACGTGTAGGCTATGCTTATGAAAAACCAATTTCAGATATCGCAAGATATACTAGCGGAACACATGAGGTATTACTTATGTATGAATTTAAATTTATAAGCTCAAAATTAAAGTCACCAAGGTATTTCTAA